Proteins encoded together in one Acipenser ruthenus chromosome 40, fAciRut3.2 maternal haplotype, whole genome shotgun sequence window:
- the LOC117397433 gene encoding phospholipase A1 member A-like — MQRTLLCLFLLLGAAAGSGSKCQDFRRRAPGALWMSVLGFSAGRGPCGVPLNVSGSLSGYPWNPWLPVVVILHGRRPPKVRPRWVGVMAQELLSAHQLNVLAIDWLAPGNQNLLTAATQAGKLLAGLLRSLLAKGFSATSLHLIGFGTGAHIAGIAGFRLRGSIGRITGLDPFGPSFLHTGPRTRLDYTDAQFVDVVHTNYRANEPIAALGLRPPMGHVDFYVGKGYQLPGCPKSLLDRERYVLCSHQKAYQLFTSSIRAGCPLTAFPCCSLRSFTRGHCTRCHRPGLRSCPELGYNTSWLTADRPVPFKKLTAFLDITSSPPHCVTYFLLELQIGGTRSLRCLLFVKLKGRGVETSALRLSHSAVTLTPGKVYQFLVPADRDGEFNSLLLELYTSRFLHLEWRRRRVHIDGLTLTRLPRDNGTVYFANDIEAAEGRTEHIPLTKEEELSTILSS, encoded by the exons ATGCAGAGAACTCTGCTTTGCCTTTTTCTTCTGCTTGGAGCTGCAGCAG GCAGCGGGTCGAAGTGTCAGGATTTCAGAAGAAGAGCGCCGGGGGCTCTCTGGATGAGCGTGTTGGGGTTCAGTGCTGGACGGGGCCCCTGTGGGGTCCCTCTCAATGTATCGGGGTCCCTGTCTGGGTACCCCTGGAACCCGTGGCTGCCTGTCGTCGTGATTCTCCACGGACGCCGCCCCCCCAAAGTCAGACCCCGCTGGGTGGGGGTCATGGCCCAAGAGCTGCTCTCCGCACACCAGCTCAATGTCCTGGCCATCGACTGGCTAGCTCCTGGCAACCAAAACCTGCTCACAGCAGCCACGCAGGCAGGCAAGCTGCTGGCAGGGCTGCTGCGCTCCCTACTG GCTAAAGGCTTCAGTGCTACATCTCTGCATCTGATTGGCTTCGGCACAGGGGCTCACATCGCAGGAATCGCGGGGTTCCGTCTTCGAGGCTCTATCGGCAGAATTACAG GTTTGGACCCCTTCGGCCCGTCTTTCCTCCACACGGGTCCCAGGACACGGCTGGACTACACTGACGCTCAGTTTGTGGACGTGGTCCACACCAATTACAGAG CTAATGAACCCATAGCAGCTCTGGGGCTGCGTCCGCCCATGGGGCACGTGGATTTCTACGTGGGGAAAGGCTACCAGCTGCCCGGCTGCCCCAAGTCGCTGCTGGACA GGGAGCGCTATGTCCTGTGCAGCCACCAGAAAGCCTACCAGCTCTTCACCAGCTCCATCCGCGCTGGCTGTCCTCTGACTGCGTTCCCCTGCTGCTCGCTGCGCTCCTTCACTAGGGGGCACTGCACACGGTGCCATCGACCAGGGCTGAGGAGCTGCCCAGAGCTGG GCTATAACACCTCCTGGCTGACAGCAGACAGGCCAGTCCCATTCAAGAAGCTCACCGCCTTTCTGGACATTACCAGCTCCCCTCCGCACTGTG TCACATACTTCCTGCTGGAGCTGCAGATCGGGGGCACGCGTTCGCTGCGGTGCTTGCTGTTTGTCAAGCTGAAGGGGAGAGGAGTGGAGACCTCGGCCCTGCGTCTCTCCCA ctctgcagtgacTCTTACCCCCGGGAAGGTGTACCAGTTCCTGGTGCCGGCGGACAGGGACGGAGAGTTCAACAGCCTCCTGCTGGAGCTCTACACGAGTCGCTTCCTGCATCtggagtggaggaggaggagggtgcaCATCGATGGGCTCACTCTCACACGACTGCCCAGAGACAACGG GACTGTCTACTTTGCAAACGACATTGAAGCTGCAGAGGGGCGCACAGAACACATCCCCCTAACGAAGGAAGAGGAGCTCTCTACGATACTGTCGAGCTAG
- the LOC131708120 gene encoding suppressor of tumorigenicity 14 protein homolog encodes MNKMDYLDSGMRYNPKSGDDSWDTGVQFLPASNSKKLEKKGPKKALAIVAVLVFITVLSVMTGLLVWHFHFRKEMKVFKMYAGTMHITSETFQDAYEDSASPEFSALAAKVQDQLKTLYSNTPQLARYYVRSTVNAFSEGSVIAYYISEFDVPANQEAAVDSALAEIGKKLLRGQRKLAPEQLRVGEMVTLPVDPRMARNNKCSYNLHAKPGVTDSLSSPGFPNSPYPTDTHCLWRLRADPGYVLKLNFITFSLEDDCSKDFARVYDSLGPLETRVLTEKCGTFSPSQPLVLISSGNVMLLALVTDDNRNFPGFKAEYSQIPKDSNACGGQLTGSNGTFTSPNYPAFYSASMDCTWKIQVAAGLSVKVTFTKFLMSEPGVKLKSCTKDYVEINTQRYCGDEKMLVVSSQTNEMTIRFHSDATYVDRGFAARYEAFEPSNPCPSQFHCANDRCVSEKLRCDGWNDCGDSSDELACTCKTDQFACKNSLCKPKFWVCDGVNDCGDNSDEEPCACKSDQAKCRNGKCISKKMFCDRRDDCGDGSDESECDNTVVIDCTEFSYKCKNNQCINKKNPECDGVEDCADRSDEAACNCGTRPYKHSRIVGGQNAEEGEWPWQVSLHVKGSGHTCGASVISNRWLVTAAHCVQDDLKVKYSQASVWEAYMGLHAQGQLGKSTVKSNIKRIIPHPNYNTYTFDNDIALMELESPVTLSSVIWPICLPESTFVFPAGKSVWITGWGATKEGGFGATVLQKAEVRIINETVCSSLMSDITSRMMCAGVLTGGVDACQGDSGGPLSSIEANGRLFLAGVVSWGDGCARRNKPGVYTRVTMYRGWITEITGV; translated from the exons ATGAACAAAATGGATTACTTAGATTCCGGAATGAGATACAACCCTAAATCTGGG GATGACAGCTGGGACACGGGGGTGCAGTTCCTGCCTGCCTCAAACAGCAAGAAGCTGGAGAAGAAGGGACCCAAGAAGGCGCTGGCCATCGTGGCCGTCCTGGTGTTCATCACTGTCCTGTCTGTGATGACCGGATTGCTGGTCTGGCATTTCCACT TCCGCAAAGAGATGAAGGTGTTCAAGATGTACGCCGGCACCATGCACATCACCAGCGAAACTTTCCAGGATGCCTACGAGGATTCTGCCAGCCCGGAGTTCAGTGCTCTGGCTGCCAAGGTGCAAGACCAG CTTAAAACATTGTACTCGAACACGCCCCAGCTGGCCAGGTACTACGTTCGGTCGACAGTCAATGCCTTCAG TGAAGGGTCTGTGATTGCCTACTACATCTCGGAGTTCGACGTGCCAGCAAATCAGGAGGCAGCAGTGGACTCTGCCCTGGCAGAGATCGGAAAAAAACTTCTCCGTGGCCAGAGGAAGCTCGCACCCGAGCAGCTGAGAGTGGGCGAGATGGTGACTCTCC CTGTGGATCCGCGAATGGCTCGCAACA atAAGTGCAGCTATAACCTCCATGCCAAGCCAGGTGTGACTGACAGCCTGAGTTCTCCAGGGTTTCCCAACAGTCCTTACCCAACGGACACCCACTGCCTGTGGAGGCTGCGGGCCGACCCCGGCTACGTGCTCAAGCTGAACTTCATCACCTTCAGCCTGGAGGACGACTGCAGCAAAGACTTTGCCCGTGTGTACGACTCGCTGGGACCGCTGGAGACACGCGTGCTGACAGA GAAGTGCGGGACTTTCTCCCCCTCTCAGCCCCTGGTCTTGATCTCATCTGGGAACGTCATGCTCCTGGCTCTGGTCACAGATGACAATAGGAATTTCCCAGGATTCAAAGCGGAGTACAGCCAGATTCCCAAGGATAGCAACG CCTGCGGCGGTCAACTCACTGGGAGCAACGGCACGTTCACCTCCCCCAACTACCCAGCGTTCTACTCCGCAAGCATGGACTGCACCTGGAAAATCCAG GTGGCTGCGGGTTTGAGCGTCAAGGTGACTTTCACGAAGTTCCTGATGAGCGAACCTGGGGTGAAACTCAAGAGCTGCACGAAGGACTACGTGGAGATCAACACGCAGAG GTACTGCGGGGATGAGAAAATGCTGGTGGTCTCCAGCCAGACCAACGAGATGACCATCCGATTCCATTCCGACGCAACGTACGTGGACAGAGGCTTCGCTGCTCGGTACGAAGCCTTCGAACCTTCCAACC CCTGCCCTTCACAGTTTCACTGTGCGAACGACCGATGTGTCAGCGAGAAGCTGCGGTGTGACGGCTGGAATGACTGTGGCGACTCCAGCGACGAGCTCGCATGCA CTTGCAAGACGGACCAGTTTGCATGCAAGAACTCTCTGTGTAAACCCAAATTCTGGGTCTGTGACGGAGTCAATGACTGTGGAGATAACAGCGACGAGGAGCCCTGTG CCTGCAAGTCCGATCAAGCCAAGTGCAGAAACGGGAAATGCATTTCCAAGAAGATGTTTTGCGATCGCCGTGACGACTGCGGGGACGGCAGTGACGAATCCGAGTGCGACAACA CCGTGGTGATCGATTGCACGGAGTTCAGCTACAAGTGTAAAAACAACCAGTGCATCAACAAGAAGAACCCGGAGTGCGATGGGGTGGAAGACTGTGCCGATCGCTCCGACGAGGCCGCCTGCA ATTGCGGGACGCGTCCCTACAAGCACTCGCGCATCGTGGGCGGTCAGAACGCGGAGGAGGGGGAGTGGCCCTGGCAGGTCAGCCTGCACGTCAAGGGATCGGGACACACCTGCGGAGCTTCGGTCATCTCCAACCGCTGGCTGGTCACTGCCGCCCACTGCGTCCAGGACGACCTCAAAGTCAA GTATTCTCAAGCCAGCGTCTGGGAGGCCTACATGGGTCTCCATGCTCAGGGGCAGCTGGGCAAGTCAACGGTGAAGAGCAATATAAAGCGTATCATCCCTCACCCGAACTACAACACCTACACCTTCGACAACGACATCGCCCTCATGGAGCTGGAGAGTCCTGTTACCCTTTCCAGCGTAATCTGGCCCATCTGCCTCCCCGAATCCACCTTCGTCTTCCCAGCCGGCAAGTCGGTGTGGATCACGGGCTGGGGTGCCACCAAGGAAGGGG GCTTTGGTGCGACGGTGCTGCAGAAGGCTGAGGTTCGAATCATCAACGAGACGGTGTGCTCGAGTCTGATGTCTGACATCACTTCCCGGATGATGTGCGCCGGGGTCCTGACCGGGGGAGTGGACGCCTGTCAG GGTGACTCTGGGGGCCCCTTGTCCAGTATCGAGGCGAACGGGCGTCTGTTCCTAGCCGGAGTTGTGAGCTGGGGGGATGGCTGTGCTCGGAGGAACAAGCCTGGGGTTTACACCCGCGTCACGATGTACCGAGGCTGGATCACAGAGATCACAGGGGTGTGA